A genomic segment from Octopus sinensis linkage group LG4, ASM634580v1, whole genome shotgun sequence encodes:
- the LOC115210371 gene encoding nucleolar complex protein 2 homolog, giving the protein MTMAKSKKRAYIDVESRFENIGSSEDSDASDEEGNFSYSQTLVSEKLVEEWQDKVSDPTPALLRDIIGAFAGAVEQIQDKSGGTKIAVKNITVFNDLVKLCLLKIEPSLQSILNLPPTKDIRHYTKPNKCSKWKTVSSDVKVYLSSLVKMLKNISETSMIDILLKHVHKMAIYFSMSNRLSKDLVKHLITVWGSAEDTTRILAFLCINKLIIMRDNSILELCLKRMYAEYVSNCKFTSPTILPNIAFMQRSLVEILKIDEKVTYQHAFVYIRQQAIHLRNALTLKKKDLCQTVYNWQYIRCLELWSSLINTSPQSTVLENLIFPLIEVITGVIKLVPSVRFYPLRFHCIAMLNKISASTGKFIPTLPFILETLEYLDLNKKCSKVALKPICFTYVLKMTKSQVQEKTFKDTVIDQFYEHMLTCLSIVSHSIGFPELVFPAQIQIKEVLKNCKVPNYSKQLKQLYEKIEENSKFISTRRNTFSLNLSDTKAINSWERQCKDQVPPILKFFQVWRRLRDREIAHQVAAKDAIIDFGNFEDIRAKKEPIRKATPQEKREFSALFDSVDKYNFEDIFKFDLKKNAEAKKKKTDNDEKNINGNAQGKKTKTNDENEEDNGNEQKKKKTSDGKKIKPKSFTGKKIKPKGFTGKKIKPKGFTGKKKKLYLATNDS; this is encoded by the coding sequence ATGACGATGGCTAAATCAAAGAAACGGGCGTATATAGACGTTGAGAGCAGATTTGAGAATATAGGATCGAGTGAGGATTCTGATGCCTCGGACGAGGAAGGAAATTTCTCTTATTCGCAAACTCTTGTTAGCGAAAAGTTAGTTGAAGAATGGCAAGATAAAGTCTCTGACCCCACACCAGCTTTACTTCGTGATATCATCGGGGCTTTTGCTGGCGCAGTTGAACAGATTCAAGATAAATCTGGTGGCACTAAAATTGCGGTGAAGAACATCACGGTATTTAATGATCTTGTTAAATTATGCCTCTTAAAAATCGAACCATCACTTCAATCAATTTTGAATTTACCTCCGACCAAAGACATACGCCACTATACAAAACCGAATAAATGTAGCAAATGGAAAACAGTCTCATCAGACGTCAAAGTCTATTTATCGAGTTTAGTGAAAATGCTAAAGAATATATCTGAAACTTCAATGATTGATATTCTTCTGAAACACGTTCATAAGATGGCCATATACTTTTCTATGTCGAACCGACTGTCCAAAGATCTTGTTAAACACCTCATAACAGTTTGGGGTTCAGCGGAAGATACGACTAGAATTTTAGCATTTCTTTGTATTAACAAACTTATCATTATGCGAGACAACTCGATATTGGAATTGTGCCTCAAAAGAATGTATGCAGAATATGTAAGTAATTGTAAATTCACTTCTCCAACTATTTTACCAAATATTGCATTCATGCAGAGATCTCTCGTCGAAATTCTGAAAATAGACGAAAAAGTCACATATCAACATGCTTTTGTTTACATTCGTCAACAAGCTATACATCTAAGAAATGCGCtaactttaaaaaagaaagatcTTTGCCAAACTGTTTATAATTGGCAATATATTCGTTGCCTTGAACTGTGGAGTTCTCTTATAAATACTTCTCCCCAAAGTACTGTGTTAGAGAATCTAATATTTCCATTAATTGAAGTGATTACTGGAGTTATTAAGTTAGTTCCGAGTGTTCGCTTCTATCCTCTGCGCTTTCATTGCATTGCTATGTTAAACAAAATCTCTGCCAGTACCGGTAAATTTATTCCAACATTACCATTTATCCTTGAAACTCTTGAATATTTGGATTTAAACAAAAAGTGTTCCAAAGTTGCCCTAAAACCAATATGTTTTACCTATGTATTGAAAATGACGAAATCTCAGGTTCAAGAAAAAACCTTCAAAGATACTGTAATTGATCAATTTTACGAACACATGTTAACGTGTCttagcatcgtttcccattcgaTCGGTTTTCCTGAGTTAGTATTTCCTGCGCAAATTCAAATAAAGGAAGTATTAAAGAACTGTAAAGTTCCAAACTACAGTAAACAATTAAAGCAATTATAcgagaaaattgaagaaaattccaAATTCATTTCAACACGTCGTAATACTTTTAGCTTGAATTTGTCCGACACAAAAGCAATAAATTCTTGGGAGCGGCAATGCAAGGACCAGGTACCACCTATTCTGAAATTCTTCCAAGTTTGGCGAAGGTTACGTGATAGAGAAATTGCGCATCAAGTAGCGGCCAAAGATGCTATTATCGATTTTGGAAATTTCGAGGATATAAGAGCCAAAAAGGAGCCAATTAGAAAGGCAACACCACAGGAGAAACGAGAGTTTAGCGCTTTATTCGACAgtgttgataaatataattttgaagatatatttaaatttgatttgaaaaagAATGCAGAggccaagaaaaagaaaactgacaATGATGAGAAGAACATCAATGGAAATGCACAaggcaagaaaacaaaaaccaatgATGAAAACGAAGAGGATAATGGgaatgaacaaaaaaagaaaaaaaccagtgatgggaaaaaaataaaacccaaaagtttcactggtaaaaaaataaaacccaaaggtTTCActggtaaaaaaataaaacccaaaggtttcactggtaaaaagaaaaaactctACCTTGCTACCAATGACTCGTAA